In a genomic window of Punica granatum isolate Tunisia-2019 chromosome 6, ASM765513v2, whole genome shotgun sequence:
- the LOC116211940 gene encoding uncharacterized protein LOC116211940, translating to MAKSLVRYSVVDAFTDSPFKGNPAAVCFLEEEKADDWLQAVATEFKISQTCYLTRTSGPARFGLRWFTPVAEVKLCGHATLAAAHSLLSSASVDSDVIEFKTLSGILTAKRVPEVKTPCISVTQNGEAACFFIELDFPMVPVSDYSGGQWALISKALNGTSVIEMKMTAADDLLVVFSSAEEVENFQPQFDEIEKCPGRGLLITAAAPPDSSFDFYSRFFCPKLGIYEDPVCGSAHCALAPYWCEKLRKDQFIANAASPRGGVLHLQLDKRNQRMLLRGKAVTVMEGSLLV from the exons ATGGCGAAATCGTTGGTCCGATACTCAGTG GTGGACGCCTTCACTGACTCCCCATTCAAGGGGAACCCGGCGGCAGTGTGCTTcctggaggaggagaaggccgaCGACTGGCTGCAGGCGGTGGCCACCGAGTTCAAGATCTCCCAGACCTGTTACCTCACTCGCACATCGGGCCCGGCGAGGTTCGGTCTCCGGTGGTTCACCCCCGTCGCCGAG GTCAAGCTATGCGGTCATGCGACTCTAGCGGCTGCTCACTCTCTTTTATCGTCTGCTAGTGTAGATTCCGATGTTATCGAGTTTAAGACCTTATCGGGGATTCTAACTGCTAAGAGGGTACCCGAGGTCAAGACTCCTTGCATCTCAGTTACCCAGAATGGGGAAGCTGCATGTTTCTTTATTGAGCTGGATTTTCCGATGGTCCCAGTTTCGGATTACAGTGGTGGCCAGTGGGCATTAATCTCCAAAGCATTGAATGGCACCTCGGTTATCGAGATGAAGATGACAGCAGCAGATGACCTCCTT GTTGTTTTCTCATCAGCTGAAGAAGTTGAAAATTTCCAGCCTCAGTTTGATGAGATAGAAAAGTGTCCCGGAAGGGGCCTGTTGATAACAGCAGCAGCTCCCCCAGATTCCAGTTTCGATTTTTACAGTCGATTCTTCTGTCCAAAGCTCGGAATTTATGAG GATCCTGTCTGTGGGAGTGCACACTGTGCCTTAGCACCGTATTGGTGCGAGAAACTCAGGAAGGATCAATTTATAGCAAATGCG GCATCTCCTCGAGGTGGAGTACTGCACCTGCAGCTCGACAAGCGGAACCAACGAATGCTGCTGCGAGGTAAAGCTGTTACTGTAATGGAAGGCTCTCTTCTCGTTTAG
- the LOC116211939 gene encoding L-type lectin-domain containing receptor kinase IV.1-like — protein sequence MDFVALATISELLLALVFLQVGAGSGEAIGFTFNGFRSVNLDLDGIAEITQNGLLRLTNETKQMMGHAFYPNPVRFKNSNGGSVFSFSTTFVFAITSKDQVGGGHGIAFVVAPQRGLPGALPSTYFGLFNGSNNGNATNHVFAVELDTVRSPEFQDIDDNHVGIDINGLVSAISAPAGYYVDGGDGKFENLTLISGQPMQVWVDYDGMEKRIDVTLAPFKAVKPSTPLLSMSLDLSTVVKENMFVGFSSSTGSFLFSRNYILGWSFQMNGQVQGLELSKLPDLPRLGKKPTSKLLTIGVPVMCLFSVSVLISGLVYYVRTKRKYAEVLEDWELDYGPHRFKYKDLYIATRGFRDQELLGTGGFGTVYRGILPTSKFEIAVKRISHNSRQGIREFVAEIVSIGRLRHRNLVTLLGYCRRKGELLLVYDYMPNGSLDKYLFNQPKVTLSWTQRFRVIKGVASGLLYLHEGWDQVVIHRDIKASNVLLDAELNGRLGDFGLARLYDHGTDPQTTHVVGTLGYLAPEHTRTGRATKATDVFAFGAFLLEVATGRRPIEARGTEDLILVDWVYSCWSKGGAILEARDPNLGDEFVAKEVELVLKLGLVCSHAEPEVRPTMRQVVQYLEGDMPIQHLSSSLDIYSSGFRNKHRVGFDDFVMSYPSSMDKDFSTSSTVADSILSGGR from the coding sequence ATGGATTTTGTTGCACTAGCCACCATTTCCGAGCTCCTTCTCGCGTTGGTCTTTCTCCAAGTAGGAGCAGGGTCAGGTGAAGCTATTGGGTTCACATTCAACGGCTTCCGGTCGGTCAACTTGGATCTGGACGGGATTGCAGAAATCACCCAGAATGGCCTGCTCAGGCTGACCAATGAAACTAAGCAGATGATGGGTCACGCATTTTATCCCAACCCAGTGCGCTTCAAGAACTCGAATGGAGGTTctgtcttctccttctccaccACGTTCGTGTTCGCGATCACCTCCAAGGACCAGGTCGGGGGTGGCCATGGGATTGCCTTCGTGGTCGCCCCCCAGAGAGGCCTCCCCGGAGCACTTCCAAGCACTTATTTTGGACTCTTTAATGGGTCAAATAACGGGAACGCCACGAACCACGTATTTGCCGTCGAGCTCGACACGGTCCGAAGTCCTGAGTTCCAGGACATCGATGATAACCATGTCGGGATTGACATCAACGGACTGGTTTCGGCCATATCTGCTCCAGCAGGGTACTATGTTGACGGTGGTGATGGAAAATTTGAGAACCTGACTCTGATCAGCGGCCAACCAATGCAAGTCTGGGTGGACTACGATGGGATGGAGAAAAGAATTGATGTAACTTTAGCACCCTTCAAGGCCGTGAAACCAAGCACTCCACTCCTCTCCATGTCACTTGATCTCTCGACAGTGGTCAAGGAGAACATGTTTGTCGGGTTCTCGTCCTCGACAGGTTCATTCTTATTTTCCCGTAATTACATTCTCGGCTGGAGTTTCCAGATGAATGGACAGGTGCAAGGGCTTGAGCTGTCTAAGCTTCCTGACCTTCCTCGACTAGGAAAGAAGCCAACTTCTAAGCTGCTAACAATCGGGGTGCCTGTGATGTGCTTATTTTCCGTATCTGTGTTAATCTCGGGACTGGTCTATTACGTTAGAACGAAGAGGAAGTACGCAGAGGTTCTCGAAGACTGGGAGCTCGATTATGGGCCACACCGGTTCAAGTATAAGGATCTCTATATTGCCACCCGGGGATTCCGGGACCAGGAGTTGTTGGGGACTGGTGGTTTTGGGACTGTCTACAGAGGGATATTGCCCACTTCCAAGTTTGAGATCGCTGTGAAGAGGATCTCTCATAATTCCAGGCAAGGGATCCGGGAATTTGTGGCAGAGATTGTTAGCATTGGCCGGCTCCGGCACCGCAACCTAGTCACTCTCCTTGGGTACTGCCGGAGGAAGGGAGAGCTCCTTTTGGTGTACGATTACATGCCGAATGGGAGCCTCGACAAGTACCTCTTCAACCAACCCAAGGTCACCCTCAGTTGGACCCAAAGGTTTAGGGTCATAAAGGGAGTGGCCTCAGGGCTCTTGTACCTCCATGAAGGGTGGGACCAGGTCGTGATCCACCGTGACATTAAGGCGAGTAACGTCCTCCTCGATGCCGAATTGAATGGGAGATTAGGAGATTTCGGGCTTGCAAGGCTGTACGACCACGGGACTGATCCACAGACCACCCACGTGGTGGGGACTCTTGGGTACCTTGCTCCGGAGCATACCAGGACAGGCAGGGCCACGAAGGCTACGGATGTCTTTGCATTCGGGGCTTTCCTCCTTGAGGTTGCAACTGGAAGGAGGCCGATTGAGGCACGAGGAACTGAGGATCTGATCTTGGTTGACTGGGTCTACTCCTGCTGGAGCAAAGGAGGGGCGATTCTGGAGGCAAGGGACCCAAACTTGGGTGACGAGTTCGTGGCCAAGGAAGTTGAGCTGGTGCTGAAGCTGGGCCTGGTGTGCTCGCACGCTGAGCCAGAGGTGAGGCCAACTATGCGGCAAGTGGTGCAGTACTTGGAAGGAGACATGCCGATACAGCACTTATCGTCCTCCCTCGACATCTATTCGAGTGGATTCAGGAACAAGCATCGAGTGGGATTTGATGATTTTGTTATGTCGTACCCTTCCTCAATGGACAAGGATTTCTCAACCTCGTCCACCGTGGCAGACTCAATTCTGTCAGGTGGAAGATGA